A genomic region of Bactrocera dorsalis isolate Fly_Bdor chromosome 3, ASM2337382v1, whole genome shotgun sequence contains the following coding sequences:
- the LOC125777366 gene encoding putative nuclease HARBI1 gives MFNNADLYFEDNYDVETRTNLLRQRRFIRDNSNPTELPNTVFVANFRLNKDAFMYVLDKIKDIHCRMSSSITPMLKLCAALRFFAHDSYQQAIGNEFQLGLAQPTVSLILKEIIPILENEICRTHINVDTSEEEKQQARSKFYSRSGIPNVIGCIDGTHIAIYAPTTNKHLYLNRKGFFSINAMIACDHDMNIRFVDARYAGSTHDSFVWNNSSLKACLEAAHQNGDQNSIYLGDSGYPLSPYLLTPFRHAESGTRESIFNKKHAKARNVVERTIGVLKCRFRCLLSDRKMRYDPAKVTSVINICCALHNICKKFRIGDPEEAETFFDAVVPLEPINENGNGSPGERRRRQIADALI, from the exons atgtttaataacgCGGATCtgtattttgaagataattACGATGTGGAAACGCGAACTAATCTTCTTCGACAGCGCCGTTTTATTAGAGATAATTCTAATCCTACAGAGCTACCTAACACAGT ATTCGTTGCGAATTTCCGCTTGAACAAGgacgcatttatgtatgtgctggATAAAATCAAAGACATTCATTGTCGGATGTCGTCTTCCATAACGCCCATGTTAAAATTGTGTGCCGCACTCAGATTTTTTGCACATGACAGTTACCAACAAGCTATAGGGAATGAATTTCAGTTGGGACTTGCTCAACCAACAGTTTCCCTTATTTTAAAAGAGATCATACccattttggaaaatgaaatttgtcGTACCCACATAAACGTAGATACgagtgaagaagaaaagcagCAGGCAAGGAGCAAATTTTATTCAAGATCGGGAATACCAAATGTAATAGGCTGCATCGATGGAACCCATATCGCGATTTATGCTCCTACCACAAACAAACACCTCTATCTAAACAGAAAAGgattttttagcataaatgcaatgatt gcTTGTGATCATGATATGAATATCCGTTTTGTGGATGCTAGATATGCTGGTTCTACACACGATTCGTTCGTATGGAACAATAGTTCTCTAAAGGCATGTTTAGAGGCAGCGCATCAAAATGGAGATCAGAACTCTATTTATTTAG GTGACTCCGGATACCCACTAAGCCCTTATTTATTAACACCTTTCCGTCATGCAGAATCTGGAACTAGGGAgtcaatttttaataagaagCACGCGAAAGCGAGAAATGTTGTTGAACGTACGATTGGAGTTTTGAAATGCCGTTTCAGATGTCTTCTGAGTGATAGAAAAATGCGCTACGATCCTGCTAAAGTAACATCCGTTATTAATATATGCTGCGCCTTGCacaacatttgtaaaaaatttagaatcggTGATCCGGAGGAGGCTGAAACCTTCTTTGATGCCGTTGTACCATTGGAACCAATTAATGAAAATGGCAATGGTTCACCAGGAGAGCGCCGCAGAAGACAAATTGCTGATGCTCTGATTTAA